Genomic window (Gemmatimonadota bacterium):
CAGATGCGCGAGTCGCTTGCCCTGCTGCGCGATCGCAACCTCCTGGTCCTCTCGGCGAGTTACTTCTTGCACTCCGCCGTCCACTTCGTCTTTGTGTTCTGGTTCTTCCGTTACCTGACGGAGGGCCGCGGCTTCTCCGTGCTCGCCAGCGGGGGCTGGGGAAGCCTGCCCAATCTCATGGCCTTTGCCGTGGCCCCCGTCCTCGGCGTCGCCATCGACCGATGGAGTCGACGCATCGACGCACCGGTCGCCCGGCAGCGCGCCGCCATGGCCTCGCTGATCACCTCGGCCGTGCTCGTGACGATTGGGGCCAACCTCCCGAGCGCCACCCTGGCCATTCTCGCGTTAGGCGCTTCGGTCGCGCTGATCTCCAGCACGGAGTCCCCCTTCTGGACCACCGCCGCCGCTATCGGCCGCGACAACCCAGGATCAGCCGGCGGGGTCCTCAACCTCATGGGCAACCTGGGTGGTGTCGTCTCCATCTGGCTGGTGCCCCCCATGAAGGACGCCTGGGGATGGACCGCCATGCTGGGCTTCTGGGCCGCGATGCAGGTGACCGCTGCGCTGCTCTGGCTCCTGGTGCGACCGCCCGCACCCGCGCTCAGCGCACCGAACGCATCCCGTCCGTAAGCCAACGCACCACGTAGTCGGCGGAACTGGATCGACAGGCGACCAGGTAACGATCCGTCGCCAGGGGGAGCAGGAAGACGCCCACTCGCCCAAGCAGCGTTTGCGCACACTGCCCAACGCCAAACACATGCGGGCGCACGTCGAGGGCACAGCAGCTGGCGAGCACCTCACGCGCGCCCGGCCCGTACAGGGCAAACGCGACGCGCGAAGCAGAGGTGTCGACGACGGCGCCGTCCTCGCCGAGGGCCTCCCGCACAGGTCCAGCGGGAGGACCATCGCCGAGGCACACCCATTCGTCAGGCCGAAGGCCACACAGGAGGGCCCCGTCTGCGAGGCGCTGCACCTGGTTTGTGACGGGCAACGCGGCCACGCCGAGCGCGGCCGCGAGGCGGTCGTTGCCTTCACCGCGCGCACGCAGGGTAAGGCCGGGGCGCACATCAAGCGGCTCCAGCGTGGCCGCCGTGCCCGACGCCGACCGCATCAGCGCGACCAGGGACGACTCATCCATCGCGACGCGCCCCCCGGGGATCGTAGTGGACCGGGTCCACGATAGACACGGCGACGACGCCTCCGTCCAGCGGGACGTACAACGTCTCGCCCAGCCGCGCACGGCCGCCCTTGACGAGCGCCAGACCTAACGAGCGCCCGAGCGTCTCGCTCCACCGATACGAGGTGACGTGGCCGTCCAGCTGCATCGGGGGCGCATGGACCTTCCGCGTGAGCGCCGCGCCCTCGGGAATCACTTCGTCTCCGTTCCAGGGGGCGATCCCCACCAGCTGGGGGCGATCCTCCGCGAGCATCGCCGGTCGTCGCCACGATCTCTGACCGACGCACGGTTTGTCCTTGCCGACAAGCCAACCGAGCCCCGCATCGTGTGGCGTGGTCGTCCCTTCGGTGTCCTGCCCGACGATCACATACCCCTTCTCGATGCGCAGGGACTGCAACGCCTCGAGGCCGTACGGCGTCGCGCCCGCGTTGACGGCGGTGTCCCACACGACGGCGGCAAGGTCCCACGGCACGCTGACCTCAAATGCCAGCTCACCGGAGAAGCTCACTCGCGCCACGATGGCCTCGCCCACCCCGGGGATATCCGTGCGCCGCACGCCGAGGAAGGGGAAGGCCTCGCGGCTCGCGTCGAGCGCTGGCGCCACGCGTTGCATGACCTCCCGGGCCTTCGGTCCGGCGATGGCGACCGTTGCGTATTCCTCGGTGACCGGAGTCACCCAGACGCGACGGGTCGGCCACTCCGTCTGGAGCCACTCCTCCATCCAGTCCACGACGGCGGCTGCATGGCTGGTGGAGGTCGTCACGAAGAAGTGTTGGTCGGCCAGGCGCAACACCAGGCCGTCGTCCAGGACAGCGCCATCCATCCGGCACATCATGGAGTAGCGCCCCTTGCCCACCGGGATGGTGCCGATCCCATTGACGTAGAGCTGGTCGAGGAACCAGGACGCATCCGGCCCTTGCACGTCGATCTTGCCTAACGTCGACACATCGGCGACGCCGACGGCGGTGCGCACGGCCCGGCACTCGCGACGGATCGCCGCGTCCGGCGCCTCGAAGGGACGCGGGTAACACGACGGGCGCATCCACTGGCCGGCAGGCTCGAAGGTGGCGCCGAGCGCTTCGTGGCGATGGTGTAGCGAGGTCCGGCGGACGGGCTCGAACATCGCCCCGTGCGCGCGGCCAGCGAACGCATGAAAGGCCACCGGTTCCAACCGGCGGACGGCTCCCCGACGTGCCGATCTGGGACACCGGCTGGTCCAGGAGTGCGGCCGTCAGGACGCCCGCGTTCACGCGCGCACTGCGCCCCTGCTCGACCCCGGTGCCGATGAGGGTGTAGCGCTTGACGTGCTCGATGTGCGTGAGCCCGGCGGCCGCCGCACGCTCCACGCCGGCCACCGTCGCATCGCGATGCAGGTCCACAAACGAGCGGGACTCGTCGCCATCGGCGGACGGCACGCGCCACAGCTGGGCCGGCTCGTCCTCCACGACCGCAGGGACCACCGGCAGCACCACCTCCCGCGCCACGATCCCGCACGCGCCTAACGCTTCGCGCGCAGCCCGCACCCCTTCGTCCAGGCAACTCGCCGTGTCCCCGCGCCCGTTGGCGCCGCCCGCGATCCACTGCCCCGGCAACGGTCGCTCGGGCACGGCCGCACACCACCAGGCGTCGTACCGCGTGGCGCCACGGAGATGCAGGTGCAGGTTGATGTTCGGCTCCCACCCACCACAGACGGCCAGCAGGTCAGTCGCCAAGCGGACCCTGCCGTCCCGCGAGCGCACCCGAATGGCCGTGACCCTGCCCTGGGCGTCGCCGTCGGTTCCCTCGACGACCGCGCGATCGATGATCCGCAGCCCGGCCAGCTCGGCCCGATGGCGTAGCAGGCCGCTCCCCGGGGGACGCGGATCCACGATCGCGGCCACCTCCACCCCGGCCGCGTGCCACGCCAGCGCGGTCCGGTAGCCATCGTCGCTCGTGGTGAACACGGTCCCGCGTTCCGGAGCGAGCGCAAAACGCTCCAGGTAGTCGCGCGCTGCCGACGCCAGCATCACGCCAGGGCGATCGTTGTCCGAAAAGACCACTGGTCGCTCGAGCATCCCGGTGGCGTGCACGATCGCCCTCGCCCGAACCTGCCACAGGCGGCCACGCGTGGCGTCGTCGACGTCGCGCTGCAGGGCGACGATCCCATTCCCGTCGAGCAGCATCACTGCAGTGCACTGCGGGAGGAGACGCACGGCACCTAACGCGGAGCGGAGCTCGTGCACCACGGCGTCCTCCCCGTCGCGCAGGAGCGCCCCTCCTG
Coding sequences:
- a CDS encoding (2Fe-2S)-binding protein, translated to MPAVVPCGAEHADARASRGPAHRGGAMRRLSRGGRVDRTRPLSFWFDGTRYAGFAGDTAASALLGAGVDVIGTSVSAGRPRGIMASGLEEPTGFAQVVETGVTEPLVRLSAMRLVDGMRLEGANRITKGYLQDGEDPARFDKRHAHVDVLVIGGGPAGLAAAATAAAAGVEVMLIDAGQEPGGALLRDGEDAVVHELRSALGAVRLLPQCTAVMLLDGNGIVALQRDVDDATRGRLWQVRARAIVHATGMLERPVVFSDNDRPGVMLASAARDYLERFALAPERGTVFTTSDDGYRTALAWHAAGVEVAAIVDPRPPGSGLLRHRAELAGLRIIDRAVVEGTDGDAQGRVTAIRVRSRDGRVRLATDLLAVCGGWEPNINLHLHLRGATRYDAWWCAAVPERPLPGQWIAGGANGRGDTASCLDEGVRAAREALGACGIVAREVVLPVVPAVVEDEPAQLWRVPSADGDESRSFVDLHRDATVAGVERAAAAGLTHIEHVKRYTLIGTGVEQGRSARVNAGVLTAALLDQPVSQIGTSGSRPPVGTGGLSCVRWPRARGDVRARPPDLATPSPRSARRHLRACRPVDAPVVLPASLRGAGRGDPSRVPGRAHRRRRRRCVDVRQDRRARAGCVLVPRPALRQWDRHHPGGQGALLHDVPDGWRCPGRRPGVAPGRPTLLRDDLHQPCSRRRGLDGGVAPDGVADPSRLGDSGHRGIRNGRHRRTEGPGGHATRGASARREPRGLPLPRRAAHGYPRGGRGHRGASELLR
- a CDS encoding sarcosine oxidase subunit gamma, producing the protein MDESSLVALMRSASGTAATLEPLDVRPGLTLRARGEGNDRLAAALGVAALPVTNQVQRLADGALLCGLRPDEWVCLGDGPPAGPVREALGEDGAVVDTSASRVAFALYGPGAREVLASCCALDVRPHVFGVGQCAQTLLGRVGVFLLPLATDRYLVACRSSSADYVVRWLTDGMRSVR
- a CDS encoding MFS transporter; amino-acid sequence: MTGSSSASNRLVWLLAAVTLVGYGLRTNITIAQEHMAPDLGLTMADMGIISAWGFQFVYAVFQLPGGFLGDRYGARLIMGLSIIGWSLANLLSGLTVSTAGLAFLSLFATRVLLGMTQAPTFPVAALAVTRSVPANRRVSAVSIYIASSMLGAALAPLTLAPLMVAMGWRAVFIASSVVGLAMAVAWFALAPNDAPTATERPARLLGLQMRESLALLRDRNLLVLSASYFLHSAVHFVFVFWFFRYLTEGRGFSVLASGGWGSLPNLMAFAVAPVLGVAIDRWSRRIDAPVARQRAAMASLITSAVLVTIGANLPSATLAILALGASVALISSTESPFWTTAAAIGRDNPGSAGGVLNLMGNLGGVVSIWLVPPMKDAWGWTAMLGFWAAMQVTAALLWLLVRPPAPALSAPNASRP